The Streptococcus toyakuensis genome has a window encoding:
- the ftsL gene encoding cell division protein FtsL encodes MAERIEKTSQLLQTKFKGFSRVEKAFYVSIAATMIILAISVVFMQTKLLQVQNELTKVNAQIEEKKTELDDAKQEVNELIRSERLKEIANSKDLQLNNENIRAAE; translated from the coding sequence ATGGCAGAAAGAATCGAAAAAACAAGCCAGTTATTGCAAACGAAGTTTAAAGGTTTTTCACGTGTGGAAAAGGCCTTCTATGTTTCGATTGCTGCAACAATGATTATCCTGGCAATTAGCGTTGTGTTTATGCAGACCAAGCTATTACAAGTTCAGAATGAATTGACCAAGGTCAATGCTCAAATCGAAGAAAAGAAAACAGAGCTAGACGATGCCAAGCAAGAGGTCAATGAATTGATTCGTTCAGAACGTTTGAAAGAGATTGCAAATTCCAAGGATTTGCAGCTAAATAACGAAAATATCCGAGCAGCGGAGTAA